The DNA window taacGTCAACTCTTCCATATTATTCTACCAATTCCATACCCATTTGGCTAGTGGATTTGAGCTACGCTGGATTAGAGTTTATTGTCATTATTACTTTGATGGAAGATTACCTGGTTCATACACAATTGACAACAATGTTGATAACCTTTATGCTGCCTATTGCAAGGCTAATTATCGTATCTCTTTTTCTGAAAGTGAGTATTAAACAATCTAATTTCCATCTTTTGGGGGCACTTAATTTAATTCATCTTGTGCTAATGAACCATTCTTGGCTGTAATTATGCAGGACTGCAGCTGATTTGGCTGGTACTATGTATTAATTTCACTCCTCTATCTATTATATATGCATTGCAGATGTtcctttataatatatatatatactagagACCATCTTCACTTCTATTTTTTTGCAGATTATTATATTAGTCGGACATTGATAATTCTTGGTATTAAAACTTTCCTTATAAGTTATTTAATCACTTAATTAGATATAGAGTTTTCAAATGctgacttttatttattttatatgtttgtcTTCATCCAGCAATGATTCTTGGAGCAAGAACATTATGTGGATGGTTGTTGCTTTATATCTACTTGATATACAAATGTAGAAGAAGGCATTTGTCTATGTTTGATGCTATCGAAAGCTTCCTCCAAACTCAAAATAACCTTGTGCCCATTAGCTACTCTTATCGGGAAATTCGTACAATGACAAAAAGGTTCAAGATTAAACTAGGGGAAGGAGGATTTGGTTGTGTGTACAAAGGAAAGCTTCGAAGCGGTAGCAATGTTGCaataaaaatgttagaaaaGAGCAATGCTAATGGGCAGGATTTCATCAACGAAGTAGCCACAATAGGAAGAATTCACCATGTTAATGTGGTTCAACTTATTGGGTTTTGTGCTCAAGGCTCCAAACGTGCCCTTGTCTATGACTTCATGCCCAATGGCTCCTTGGAGAAGTACATTTCCTCTTCTCAAGAGGGTCAATCGTCTTTGAGTTGCGAACAAATGTACAATATCTCACTCGGAATCGCAAGAGGGATTGAGTATTTGCACCGAGGTTGTGACATGCAAATCCTTCATTTCGATATCAAACCTCACAACATTCTTCTAGATGAAAACTTTACGCCTAAAGTTTCAGACTTTGGGCTTGCAAAGCTGTACCCAATTCAAAACAGTATCGTATCCCTAACTGCTGCAAGAGGAACCATGGGTTACATGGCTCCGGAGTTGTTCTACAAAAACATTGGAGGGATTTCATATAAAGCGGATGTTTACAGCTTTGGAATGCTCTTGATCGAAATGGCTGGAAGGAGGAGAAATTTAAACGTAAACATGGAAACATTGAGCCAAATTTACTTTCCGTCATGGATATATGATCAATTCAATGAAGGAAATGAGCTGGATATTGGGGAGAGTAGAGTTGAGGAAGTGGAAGTGGAGATGGTGAAGAAGATGGTGATTGTGGCAATGTGGTGCATACAATTGAAGCCAAGTGACCGGCCACCAATGAACAAGGCACTTGAGATG is part of the Impatiens glandulifera chromosome 1, dImpGla2.1, whole genome shotgun sequence genome and encodes:
- the LOC124919972 gene encoding LEAF RUST 10 DISEASE-RESISTANCE LOCUS RECEPTOR-LIKE PROTEIN KINASE-like 2.5, with the translated sequence MSGSSIVSFWYAGLIVSLMFLTESKDVLNCSSSCGNYKEVIVKYPFQFNDDPEGCGLKAVSFELRCENGRPVYYIDSGRYYVLGIDYDKKYTIRLVDEGIQEGNYSSLPLHLLTPSILRHAQSLSHLHHHHYYYYYDYYDYYYIYWETQFIATIKCDRLPVVEFEEGEYVNLAITNLLTNASSNYILFGTVSLNGNPVKIPEGCGSDSIHITLASSMKWRNSSSSSNVNSSILFYQFHTHLASGFELRWIRVYCHYYFDGRLPGSYTIDNNVDNLYAAYCKANYRISFSERLQLIWLVLYYYISRTLIILAMILGARTLCGWLLLYIYLIYKCRRRHLSMFDAIESFLQTQNNLVPISYSYREIRTMTKRFKIKLGEGGFGCVYKGKLRSGSNVAIKMLEKSNANGQDFINEVATIGRIHHVNVVQLIGFCAQGSKRALVYDFMPNGSLEKYISSSQEGQSSLSCEQMYNISLGIARGIEYLHRGCDMQILHFDIKPHNILLDENFTPKVSDFGLAKLYPIQNSIVSLTAARGTMGYMAPELFYKNIGGISYKADVYSFGMLLIEMAGRRRNLNVNMETLSQIYFPSWIYDQFNEGNELDIGESRVEEVEVEMVKKMVIVAMWCIQLKPSDRPPMNKALEMLEGDLDLLQMPPQPFLTPYYMPNSGESSCRLD